GTAAATTTGTCAAGCCAAAATCTTCTTGGCATAGAAACTGATGTGCCAGATGTGTTATAAGATGCTTATAACAGAAACCTTAAAAAAAAATATAATTAAAAATAAGTTATGTCTTTAAACATTAAACCCATTGCAGACAGAGTAGTTGTTGAAGCTGCTCCTGCCGAAGAAAAAACAGCTTCGGGTATCTATATCCCTGACACAGCAAAAGAAAAACCTCAGCAAGGAACAATCGTTGCCGTTGGTCCTGGAAAATATGCTGAATTAACAGGTAACCTGGTTCCATTGAACGTAAAAGTTGGCGATGTTGTTTTATACGGCAAATACGGTGGTACTGAGATTACTTACGAAGGCAAAGAATATTTGATCATGCGCGAGTCTGACTTGTACGCAGTATTGTAATTGGTTGTTTAACCAGCTTTAAAAACTCAATAATATTAAATCACACTAGAAATGTCAAAACAAGTAAAATATAATGTAGAAGCCCGCGATGCCCTGAAAAAAGGTGTTGATATTTTGGCTAATGCTGTAAAAGTAACTTTAGGTCCTAAAGGACGTAATGTAATTATCGATAAAAAATTCGGTTCACCTTCTATCACTAAAGATGGTGTTTCTGTTGCCAAAGAAATTGACCTGAAAGATCCTATCGAAAACATGGGTGCACAGATGGTAAAAGAAGTGGCTTCTAAAACTGCGGATATTGCTGGTGACGGAACAACTACGGCTACAGTATTGGCTCAGGCTATTGTAACTGCAGGTATTAAAAACGTAGCTGCTGGTGCAAACCCAATGGATTTGAAACGTGGTATTGACAAAGCGGTTACTGCAGTTGTTGAAAACCTGAAAAAACAGTCTCAAACTGTTGGCGAAGACAACAACAAAATCAAACAAGTTGCCTCTATCTCTGCAAACAATGATGAGGTAATTGGTTCACTGATTGCTGAAGCAATGGCTAAAGTAGGTAAAGATGGCGTGATCACTGTTGAAGAAGCAAAAGGAACTGAAACTGAAGTAAAAACAGTTGAAGGTATGCAATTTGACCGTGGTTATTTGTCTCCATACTTTGTAACCAATGCGGATAAAATGGAAGCGGAATTAGAAAATCCTTACATTTTAATTTACGATAAAAAAATCAGCAACATGAAAGAATTGTTGCCGATTTTAGAGAAACAGGTTCAAACAGGCAAACCATTATTGATCATTGCTGAAGATTTAGATGGTGAAGCATTAGCTACTTTAGTAGTTAATAAAATCCGTGGCTCACTGAAAGTGGTAGCTGTTAAAGCGCCTGGATTTGGTGACCGCAGAAAAGCGATGCTGGAAGATTTAGCAATTTTAACTGGTGGTACTGTAATCTCTGAAGAAAGAGGTTATAAACTTGAAAATGCTGACCTTACTTACCTTGGTACTGCTGAGAAAGTTGTTGTTGATAAAGATAACACTACCGTAATCAATGGTGCTGGTCAGTCTGAAGACATCAAAAACCGTGTTAACCAGATCAAATCTCAAATAGAAACCACCACATCTGATTACGATAAAGAAAAATTACAAGAGCGTTTAGCTAAATTAGCTGGCGGTGTTGCTGTTCTTTACGTAGGTGCTGCTTCTGAAGTAGAAATGAAAGAGAAAAAAGACCGTGTTGATGATGCATTACATGCAACACGCGCTGCGGTTGAAGAAGGTATTGTTGCTGGTGGTGGTGTAGCTTTTATCCGTGCTATTGAAGCATTAGACGGAATGAAAGGCATCAATGACGATGAAACTACTGGTATCCAGATTATCCGTCGTGCTATTGAGGAGCCGCTTCGCCAGATTTGTGAAAACGCTGGAATTGAAGGTTCTATTGTAGTACAGAAGGTTAAAGAAGGAACAGCAGATTTCGGTTACAATGCCCGTACTGATGTTTATGAAAACCTAATTTCTGCAGGTGTTATTGATCCAACCAAAGTTGGACGTGTAGCTTTAGAAAATGCGGCTTCAATTGCGGCTATGTTGTTGACAACAGAAGTTGTATTGGCCGATGATCCTGAAGAAAATGCGCCTGCTATGCCACCAATGGGTGGTGGTGGTATGGGTGGAATGATGTAAATCAACCCGTATAAAGCACTAAAAACCTGCCCGTTGCGGCAGGTTTTTTTTTTGCCAAAACAAAACAGTTTCACATTTACAGTGTTCCGCTAGTAACCGATATATTCCCGGTATTCTGCCAAATGAAGAAATTATTTGTCCTGGCTATACTATTAAGTATGCTGCTTACCTTTCAGGTAAGAGGACAGGTAACCTTTGGCACCGTGGATCCCGGTCCTTATGCAAATTCAAGCACCATCTCTGTACCTATCACTGTAAGTAACACGACCTGTCTTGCCGCAAACAACACCTTTGAACTATGGCTATCTGCGCCTAATGGTAGCTTTACCACCGGCCAGCGCAGAATTGGAACGTTAAGCGGCTTTTTTTCTACCCATATTAATGGAAGCTTTGAGCTTGTAACAGCAGTGAGCAGTAATTATAAACTGCAGGTTAGAACCACCAATCCTGCAAATGTTTACGAATACCCAGGCACCATCAATTTTGTAAGTGGAACTGGTCCTTTTGTGGGCGTAAATCCTTCTGCTCCAAGTCAGGTGTTATCCGCTGGTGCCGTTTTTGGCTGGTGCGGAAGTGCGGTAAGTGATAACAAATCCATGGATTTAGTCAACAACAGTTCTTCGCCTACTGTTCAAAAACTGTTCTTAAAAAATGAAAAAACAGGTACAACACAAGAATATCCCCTTCTGGGCGATGGCACTTACGCCTTAACAGGCATAGACCAGACCTATTATACCGTTACCGTTACTGGAGAGCGACTGGTTAATGGAACAACTATCAAATCCAGCAAATCTTATTTGTTGTTAAATATCCAGTCCAAAATTAACATTCAATCCTTTGGTTCACCTTTTGGCTGTATAGATCCCAGGAGTACGCTTGGGGCAGATATCGCCTATAAAATTAATACAACAGGTGAAAGCGGGATTCAGGAAAACTATCCAGGGACAACCTACAGAATAACCTGGGGGGATAACAAAACGGATATCATTACCCATTGTGCCCTTTTAAATAACGATGGCATCTTAAATCATACATATCAGCAAACTTCTTGTGGCAGGCCCCCCATAAATCTTGGCAATGGCAATACCATTACCAACTCTTACAATGTGTCTGCAACATCCATCAATCCATTTTGCCAGAGTGCACCAGCTGCTGTAAGTATTTATCCCAAGATTTATACCATGCCGGTAGCCTTGATAGATCCTGTAACCATTAGGCCAGCATGTCTCAACACGCCAATTAATTTCACCAACAAATCTACCTCCGGAACAAATGCCGATTGTTCCCTATCAATGATTTATGAATGGTACATAGATGGTGTAAGAGTAAGTACAGCACAATCTTACACCCATCCTGGATTTTCTACTCCCGGCATCCACACCATTAGGCTGGTCTCAAAAAACGACATCGACAACATTTGCCAGCCAAGTGAAGACTTTAGAGAGATTTGTATCCAGGCAGCACCGCAGCCCTCCTTTAATTTTATTGGTAATCCGGATATTACCGCCTGCGCCCCGGGAATGATTAAACCAACCAACACCTCTATTATAGATGCCAATTGCAATCCAAATAATACATACCTGTGGACAGTTACAGGCGGCACGGTAACCTATACAGGAGGAACAAGTGCCAGCAGTGCTGAACCAGAATTCAACTTTAATAGCCCTGGAATTTATAAGGTAAAATTATCCGTGACTACTGCCTCTTGCGGAATGCGGAGTACCGAAGAGCAAACGATAGTCATTAATGGCCCACCGGTAGCTACTTTAGCTCCAGATATTGAATTGTGTAACAAAGGAGTTTACAGTTTTAACCCGACGGCTACCTCTACAAAAACCATATTGACCGGCACGCAACAGGATTTAGCAGACAGCTATACCTGGACAGTTACAGGAGGTAATTATGCTTTTACAGGTGGCACCAATGCAAATTCAAAATATCCTGAGATAGAGTTTACGGAATATAACAGCTATACCGTAACCGTATTCCATAAAAACAATTGCGGTACCTCAACCGATAGTCAGGAATTAAAGTTTACCGTAGCACCTGAGGTAACCGTTTCATCAAATCAGCCCATTTGTTTTACTGATCAGGTACAATTGAACGGCAGCGTTACCGGTACGGTAACAAGCACCGCCTGGATTGGCGGGAACGGCACATTTAATCCCAATAGAAATGTGCTGAACCCTATATATACCCCTACCCTTGCAGAACGTGAAGCCGGAATGCTTACCTTAACCCTCAGGGTTACGACCTCTTTAGCAGAACCTTGTAATGTGATCAATAAAGACGTTAGCATCAACATTAAACCCAAAATTGCCATTACCAGTCCCAACATGGTCAGTATTTGTACCGGAACGGCATTAAACTATTCCATAACATCCAGCGTAGTTGGAACTACCTACAGCTGGACCGCTACTGGCACTGCGAATGCCAGTGGCTATGCCAGCTCTGGTAGCGGCGACATGATTACTGAGATGCTAACCAATACAAATGCACTGAACAATGCTACCGTAACTTATGTAATTACCCCGGCCAATGATGGTTGTACTGGCGCTCCATTTACGCTTGTAGTTACCGTTACACCAAATCCGGTAGTAACCGTAACACCAGCAAACAGTACAATTTGTAACAATCAATCTACAGCCATTGCCTTAAGTGCTAACCTGAGCAATATCAGGTACACCTGGACAAGTACCATAACTGGCAGCATCACCGGGAACAGTACTGGAACACTACCCACGGTGACCAGCGCAATTAATGACGTGCTTTTTAACAGTGGGACAACGGCAGGTACAGTAACCTATACCATCACCCCGATATCTGCAAATAATTGTACTGGCACAGCAGTTAGTACTACCATTACCATAGTGCCCTCTGTAACGGTAGCGAATGCCGGGCTTGATGAAAGTATTTGTATTTCTTCTACCTACATCTTGAATGGAAACAACCCAACAGTAGGCACAGGAAAATGGACACTGATCTCCGGACAAAGTGGTATTACTTTTGGGGATGATATACAGTATAATACACAGGTAAGCGGATTGCAAGCCGGACAGTCTTATACCTTTAGGTGGACGATTAGCAGTGCTTTTGGCTGTACCGCTTCAGTTGATGATGTAACCATTACAGTAAGTCAGGCCAGTATAGGAGGCACTACCACAGGGGCCACTACCCTATGCGCCGGAAGTAATGCGGGCGTGATTGACCTGAGCGGACAAACCGGTGCTGTGATCAGCTGGGAAAGCTCTGTAGACAATGGTCTTACCTGGCAAAGTATTGCGGCAATGACCAGTAGTTATGCTTA
The nucleotide sequence above comes from Pedobacter sp. MC2016-14. Encoded proteins:
- the groES gene encoding co-chaperone GroES; this translates as MSLNIKPIADRVVVEAAPAEEKTASGIYIPDTAKEKPQQGTIVAVGPGKYAELTGNLVPLNVKVGDVVLYGKYGGTEITYEGKEYLIMRESDLYAVL
- a CDS encoding PKD domain-containing protein, with protein sequence MKKLFVLAILLSMLLTFQVRGQVTFGTVDPGPYANSSTISVPITVSNTTCLAANNTFELWLSAPNGSFTTGQRRIGTLSGFFSTHINGSFELVTAVSSNYKLQVRTTNPANVYEYPGTINFVSGTGPFVGVNPSAPSQVLSAGAVFGWCGSAVSDNKSMDLVNNSSSPTVQKLFLKNEKTGTTQEYPLLGDGTYALTGIDQTYYTVTVTGERLVNGTTIKSSKSYLLLNIQSKINIQSFGSPFGCIDPRSTLGADIAYKINTTGESGIQENYPGTTYRITWGDNKTDIITHCALLNNDGILNHTYQQTSCGRPPINLGNGNTITNSYNVSATSINPFCQSAPAAVSIYPKIYTMPVALIDPVTIRPACLNTPINFTNKSTSGTNADCSLSMIYEWYIDGVRVSTAQSYTHPGFSTPGIHTIRLVSKNDIDNICQPSEDFREICIQAAPQPSFNFIGNPDITACAPGMIKPTNTSIIDANCNPNNTYLWTVTGGTVTYTGGTSASSAEPEFNFNSPGIYKVKLSVTTASCGMRSTEEQTIVINGPPVATLAPDIELCNKGVYSFNPTATSTKTILTGTQQDLADSYTWTVTGGNYAFTGGTNANSKYPEIEFTEYNSYTVTVFHKNNCGTSTDSQELKFTVAPEVTVSSNQPICFTDQVQLNGSVTGTVTSTAWIGGNGTFNPNRNVLNPIYTPTLAEREAGMLTLTLRVTTSLAEPCNVINKDVSINIKPKIAITSPNMVSICTGTALNYSITSSVVGTTYSWTATGTANASGYASSGSGDMITEMLTNTNALNNATVTYVITPANDGCTGAPFTLVVTVTPNPVVTVTPANSTICNNQSTAIALSANLSNIRYTWTSTITGSITGNSTGTLPTVTSAINDVLFNSGTTAGTVTYTITPISANNCTGTAVSTTITIVPSVTVANAGLDESICISSTYILNGNNPTVGTGKWTLISGQSGITFGDDIQYNTQVSGLQAGQSYTFRWTISSAFGCTASVDDVTITVSQASIGGTTTGATTLCAGSNAGVIDLSGQTGAVISWESSVDNGLTWQSIAAMTSSYAYSNLTVSTQFRAIVKSGNCAAVPSTPTTITILPAISNNSINDAQTICTGNTPVAFTGSVPAGADGNFIYQWQRSMDNGITWVNIDGATAINFAPPALSTTTTYRRLVSSAQCAGGLQSISNNIVITVNPDARAEFTASTYISCAPFTLDAQNITATAYPDRNDTYTWYANGVSIGTGVAFPGYTITDNNRTVSIKLQVTSSLGCAIAELSRDFTTRQNIVASFTPSTTSGCGATTVTFTNTTPDIAGATYSWDFGDGSPASTQRNPAPHPYPADPAGNDLIYKVKLTVTTICGTSTTPEQNISIKVKPVPRLTPDRTTGCAPMLVTFTNTTAGETNTYVINFGDGSALRTVTTKDTVQHTYFNNGTTNRSFIVSMSASNSCGGNPASNQATILVSPQTINVQMAVDGPELQGCAPHVVNLRNNSFGATQYTYDFGDGSEVIGPTSLPPPPHTYTSGGNYTITVTAFNSCTPTGISKTLGVTVYAQPNVAFEPDLTSGCPGLTVRFTNNTTGAAAYTWDFGDGTQSTLRNPPPHVYSGTQEFYTVTLTAVNNQNCPAVLQRSQLIRIQPAPLAQFNVLPGTVINIPNYTFNFQDESTNTPTKWEWDFGDGSVTSVLKNPAHTYADTGSYQVKLKVENATGCTATVTKTVRITGIPGYVFVPNSFIPASSTPALREFKAKGSGISSWRMTIFNKWGEVLWETTKLENGRPAEGWDGTFRGTPVQQGVYYWKIDVQMENGIPWTGMSFNGSAPKRTGIINLIR
- the groL gene encoding chaperonin GroEL (60 kDa chaperone family; promotes refolding of misfolded polypeptides especially under stressful conditions; forms two stacked rings of heptamers to form a barrel-shaped 14mer; ends can be capped by GroES; misfolded proteins enter the barrel where they are refolded when GroES binds); the encoded protein is MSKQVKYNVEARDALKKGVDILANAVKVTLGPKGRNVIIDKKFGSPSITKDGVSVAKEIDLKDPIENMGAQMVKEVASKTADIAGDGTTTATVLAQAIVTAGIKNVAAGANPMDLKRGIDKAVTAVVENLKKQSQTVGEDNNKIKQVASISANNDEVIGSLIAEAMAKVGKDGVITVEEAKGTETEVKTVEGMQFDRGYLSPYFVTNADKMEAELENPYILIYDKKISNMKELLPILEKQVQTGKPLLIIAEDLDGEALATLVVNKIRGSLKVVAVKAPGFGDRRKAMLEDLAILTGGTVISEERGYKLENADLTYLGTAEKVVVDKDNTTVINGAGQSEDIKNRVNQIKSQIETTTSDYDKEKLQERLAKLAGGVAVLYVGAASEVEMKEKKDRVDDALHATRAAVEEGIVAGGGVAFIRAIEALDGMKGINDDETTGIQIIRRAIEEPLRQICENAGIEGSIVVQKVKEGTADFGYNARTDVYENLISAGVIDPTKVGRVALENAASIAAMLLTTEVVLADDPEENAPAMPPMGGGGMGGMM